One Mobula birostris isolate sMobBir1 chromosome 4, sMobBir1.hap1, whole genome shotgun sequence DNA window includes the following coding sequences:
- the zbtb49 gene encoding zinc finger and BTB domain-containing protein 49 isoform X1: MAAESLGNHSCHLLQQLHEQRIQGFLCDCMLVVKGVCFKAHKNVLAAFSQYFRTLFQNSSGQSRDVFHLDIKNVGGIGQILDFMYTSHLDLSHENVQAVLDIAQCLQVPNVLSLCYTFLKASASVISSTSNLSGAGVISLHGSLTTDTEDMLENNDATEINRDCSFGIQNHIHKAQELGLLFRPLPDISQAEISATLQNQTPGPPERNSSVYPVRQNAQQATKLYSCYGKEMFNQKLPHFFNNSQGEPGREDLDDGLGAAVTAEDVSSLDHSQCTNGSQESSSSGMTVHTEERWPFSQSTGNIDPQPIRQLPLLKKTIPLKKYEYLRSQKQLESTSVQPKLNEAIEMEKINEHAAQQLPKENQRQGSDPGEKDQEHEKQAVSPLAGNDLLHGGQTAAGDTVEVLDHSSNSNVQSQKQYCCELCGKTFKHPSNLELHRRSHTGEKPFECNICGKHFSQAGNLQTHLRRHSGEKPYICEICGKRFAASGDVQRHIVIHTGQKPHLCDICGRGFSNFSNLKEHKKTHSADKLFTCDQCGKSFNMQRKLVKHRIRHTGERPYNCLTCGKRFAGSGDLRRHVRTHTGERPYSCETCGKCFTRSAVLHRHKRMHCRYNGDHDLRNEEIDSSEENYQQAAEQRSPNSEPLSQVMQVALLPVSPLDKLRGDPEQPSLGVPEQSAPMHENSHSEYNSLVQQVDDQQNKMILGSAKTHKPQAPHQHNTDTVVRPEEPLSSQNSSTVRPSVTSLDIHINVPFGNHTPSVSYRANEGPFLSSLTLWGLAMKTLQNDNDLDH; the protein is encoded by the exons ATGGCAGCCGAATCCCTAGGAAACCACAGCTGCCATCTTTTACAGCAGCTTCATGAACAGCGAATCCAGGGCTTCCTCTGTGACTGCATGCTGGTGGTGAAGGGTGTCTGCTTTAAGGCCCATAAGAATGTGCTAGCAGCATTTAGCCAATACTTCAG AACCTTATTTCAGAACTCTTCAGGCCAGAGTCGTGACGTCTTCCATTTGGACATTAAAAATGTTGGCGGCATTGGCCAAATTCTAGATTTTATGTACACCTCGCACCTTGATCTTAGCCATGAAAATGTCCAGGCAGTATTAGACATTGCTCAGTGTTTGCAGGTTCCAAATGTGCTTAGTCTGTGTTATACTTTCCTGAAGGCTTCAGCTAGTGTCATCAGTAGTACCAGCAATTTGTCAGGAGCTGGGGTCATTTCACTACATGGGTCCCTGACAACTGACACCGAGGATATGCTAGAGAACAATGATGCAACAGAGATAAACCGTGACTGTTCATTTGGAATACAGAACCACATTCATAAAGCACAGGAATTGGGTCTTTTATTTAGACCTCTCCCAGATATTTCCCAGGCTGAAATATCAGCCACTTTACAGAACCAAACTCCTGGACCTCCAGAGAGGAATTCCTCAGTTTATCCCGTGAGGCAAAATGCTCAACAGGCTACTAAATTATACAGCTGTTATGGTAAAGAAATGTTTAATCAAAAGCTGCCACATTTTTTCAATAACAGCCAAGGGGAACCAGGAAGGGAAGATCTTGATGATGGATTAGGAGCAGCAGTAACTGCTGAGGATGTGTCTTCCCTTGATCATTCTCAATGCACTAATGGCAGTCAGGAGTCCTCTTCATCAGGCATGACTGTACACACAGAAGAAAGATGGCCCTTTAGTCAGAGCACAGGGAACATCGACCCTCAACCTATTAGGCAGTTGCCTCTCTTGAAAAAGACAATCCCTCTGAAGAAGTATGAGTATTTGAGGTCCCAGAAACAGCTTGAGTCAACCTCCGTACAACCTAAATTGAATGAAGCAATTGAAATGGAGAAAATTAATGAACATGCTGCACAACAGCTGCCTAAAGAGAATCAGCGTCAAGGCAGTGATCCTGGGGAAAAAGACCAGGAGCATGAAAAACAAGCTGTTTCGCCTTTGGCTGGGAATGATCTGCTGCATGGTGGCCAGACAGCTGCTGGAGATACTGTGGAGGTTCTTGACCATTCAAGTAACTCAAATGTTCAGTCGCAGAAACAATATTGTTGTGAACTATGTGGCAAAACCTTCAAGCACCCAAGCAATCTCGAGTTACACAGACGTTCTCATACAG GAGAAAAGCCATTTGAATGCAACATCTGTGGGAAGCACTTTTCACAG GCTGGAAATCTGCAAACTCATTTACGACGACATTCTGGTGAAAAGCCATACATTTGTGAAATCTGTGGTAAAAG ATTTGCTGCCTCAGGTGATGTACAGCGCCACATTGTTATTCACACAGGCCAGAAGCCTCACTTATGTGACATTTGTGGTCGAG GTTTCAGTAACTTCAGTAATTTAAAGGAGCACAAGAAGACACACAGTGCTGATAAATTGTTCACTTGTGATCAGTGTGGGAAATCATTTAACATGCAGAGGAAGCTTGTCAAGCACAGAATCCGTCATACAGGAGAGCGACCATATAACTGCTTAACATGTG GAAAACGGTTCGCAGGATCTGGTGACTTACGTCGTCATGTCCGTACACACACTGGTGAAAGGCCATACAGCTGTGAGACATGTGGAAAGTGCTTCACCCGTTCTGCTGTTCTGCACCGACATAAGCGAATGCACTGCAGATACAATGGCGATCATGATCTAAGAAATGAGGAAATTGATAGCTCCGAGGAAAATTACCAGCAAGCTGCAGAGCAAAGATCTCCAAACTCTGAACCGCTCAGCCAAGTTATGCAAGTTGCCTTGTTGCCTGTATCTCCTTTAGATAAGCTTCGAGGTGACCCAGAACAACCTTCTCTTGGAGTGCCTGAGCAGTCAGCACCCATGCATGAGAATTCTCATTCTGAATATAATTCGCTGGTACAACAAGTGGATGACCAACAAAACAAGATGATCTTGGGCTCTGCCAAAACCCACAAACCCCAAGCTCCACACCAACACAATACAGACACTGTTGTCAGGCCTGAAGAGCCCTTATCTTCCCAAAACTCCTCGACTGTGCGACCATCAGTGACTAGTCTGGATATTCACATCAATGTGCCCTTTGGAAATCACACACCTAGTGTTTCATATCGAGCGAATGAGGGACCTTTCCTCTCTAGCCTGACATTGTGGGGTCTAGCTATGAAAACTTTACAAAATGATAATGACTTAGATCACTGA
- the zbtb49 gene encoding zinc finger and BTB domain-containing protein 49 isoform X2 has product MAAESLGNHSCHLLQQLHEQRIQGFLCDCMLVVKGVCFKAHKNVLAAFSQYFRTLFQNSSGQSRDVFHLDIKNVGGIGQILDFMYTSHLDLSHENVQAVLDIAQCLQVPNVLSLCYTFLKASASVISSTSNLSGAGVISLHGSLTTDTEDMLENNDATEINRDCSFGIQNHIHKAQELGLLFRPLPDISQAEISATLQNQTPGPPERNSSVYPVRQNAQQATKLYSCYGKEMFNQKLPHFFNNSQGEPGREDLDDGLGAAVTAEDVSSLDHSQCTNGSQESSSSGMTVHTEERWPFSQSTGNIDPQPIRQLPLLKKTIPLKKYEYLRSQKQLESTSVQPKLNEAIEMEKINEHAAQQLPKENQRQGSDPGEKDQEHEKQAVSPLAGNDLLHGGQTAAGDTVEVLDHSSNSNVQSQKQYCCELCGKTFKHPSNLELHRRSHTGEKPFECNICGKHFSQAGNLQTHLRRHSGEKPYICEICGKRFAASGDVQRHIVIHTGQKPHLCDICGRGKRFAGSGDLRRHVRTHTGERPYSCETCGKCFTRSAVLHRHKRMHCRYNGDHDLRNEEIDSSEENYQQAAEQRSPNSEPLSQVMQVALLPVSPLDKLRGDPEQPSLGVPEQSAPMHENSHSEYNSLVQQVDDQQNKMILGSAKTHKPQAPHQHNTDTVVRPEEPLSSQNSSTVRPSVTSLDIHINVPFGNHTPSVSYRANEGPFLSSLTLWGLAMKTLQNDNDLDH; this is encoded by the exons ATGGCAGCCGAATCCCTAGGAAACCACAGCTGCCATCTTTTACAGCAGCTTCATGAACAGCGAATCCAGGGCTTCCTCTGTGACTGCATGCTGGTGGTGAAGGGTGTCTGCTTTAAGGCCCATAAGAATGTGCTAGCAGCATTTAGCCAATACTTCAG AACCTTATTTCAGAACTCTTCAGGCCAGAGTCGTGACGTCTTCCATTTGGACATTAAAAATGTTGGCGGCATTGGCCAAATTCTAGATTTTATGTACACCTCGCACCTTGATCTTAGCCATGAAAATGTCCAGGCAGTATTAGACATTGCTCAGTGTTTGCAGGTTCCAAATGTGCTTAGTCTGTGTTATACTTTCCTGAAGGCTTCAGCTAGTGTCATCAGTAGTACCAGCAATTTGTCAGGAGCTGGGGTCATTTCACTACATGGGTCCCTGACAACTGACACCGAGGATATGCTAGAGAACAATGATGCAACAGAGATAAACCGTGACTGTTCATTTGGAATACAGAACCACATTCATAAAGCACAGGAATTGGGTCTTTTATTTAGACCTCTCCCAGATATTTCCCAGGCTGAAATATCAGCCACTTTACAGAACCAAACTCCTGGACCTCCAGAGAGGAATTCCTCAGTTTATCCCGTGAGGCAAAATGCTCAACAGGCTACTAAATTATACAGCTGTTATGGTAAAGAAATGTTTAATCAAAAGCTGCCACATTTTTTCAATAACAGCCAAGGGGAACCAGGAAGGGAAGATCTTGATGATGGATTAGGAGCAGCAGTAACTGCTGAGGATGTGTCTTCCCTTGATCATTCTCAATGCACTAATGGCAGTCAGGAGTCCTCTTCATCAGGCATGACTGTACACACAGAAGAAAGATGGCCCTTTAGTCAGAGCACAGGGAACATCGACCCTCAACCTATTAGGCAGTTGCCTCTCTTGAAAAAGACAATCCCTCTGAAGAAGTATGAGTATTTGAGGTCCCAGAAACAGCTTGAGTCAACCTCCGTACAACCTAAATTGAATGAAGCAATTGAAATGGAGAAAATTAATGAACATGCTGCACAACAGCTGCCTAAAGAGAATCAGCGTCAAGGCAGTGATCCTGGGGAAAAAGACCAGGAGCATGAAAAACAAGCTGTTTCGCCTTTGGCTGGGAATGATCTGCTGCATGGTGGCCAGACAGCTGCTGGAGATACTGTGGAGGTTCTTGACCATTCAAGTAACTCAAATGTTCAGTCGCAGAAACAATATTGTTGTGAACTATGTGGCAAAACCTTCAAGCACCCAAGCAATCTCGAGTTACACAGACGTTCTCATACAG GAGAAAAGCCATTTGAATGCAACATCTGTGGGAAGCACTTTTCACAG GCTGGAAATCTGCAAACTCATTTACGACGACATTCTGGTGAAAAGCCATACATTTGTGAAATCTGTGGTAAAAG ATTTGCTGCCTCAGGTGATGTACAGCGCCACATTGTTATTCACACAGGCCAGAAGCCTCACTTATGTGACATTTGTGGTCGAG GAAAACGGTTCGCAGGATCTGGTGACTTACGTCGTCATGTCCGTACACACACTGGTGAAAGGCCATACAGCTGTGAGACATGTGGAAAGTGCTTCACCCGTTCTGCTGTTCTGCACCGACATAAGCGAATGCACTGCAGATACAATGGCGATCATGATCTAAGAAATGAGGAAATTGATAGCTCCGAGGAAAATTACCAGCAAGCTGCAGAGCAAAGATCTCCAAACTCTGAACCGCTCAGCCAAGTTATGCAAGTTGCCTTGTTGCCTGTATCTCCTTTAGATAAGCTTCGAGGTGACCCAGAACAACCTTCTCTTGGAGTGCCTGAGCAGTCAGCACCCATGCATGAGAATTCTCATTCTGAATATAATTCGCTGGTACAACAAGTGGATGACCAACAAAACAAGATGATCTTGGGCTCTGCCAAAACCCACAAACCCCAAGCTCCACACCAACACAATACAGACACTGTTGTCAGGCCTGAAGAGCCCTTATCTTCCCAAAACTCCTCGACTGTGCGACCATCAGTGACTAGTCTGGATATTCACATCAATGTGCCCTTTGGAAATCACACACCTAGTGTTTCATATCGAGCGAATGAGGGACCTTTCCTCTCTAGCCTGACATTGTGGGGTCTAGCTATGAAAACTTTACAAAATGATAATGACTTAGATCACTGA